TCGAGATCACCGGGAACAGCCAGCTGTCCGCGAGGAAGATCCGGAAGGTGATGGACACGGGGGAGCGGGGGTTCTTCTCCTTTCTCACCGACTCGGGGACCTACAAGAAGGATGTGATCGAGAACGATCTCCGCAAGATCGAGGCGCTCTACCAGAACAACGGATTCCTCGAGTCGAAGGTCTCCGAACCGGTGATCCGCCGCGGGCCGAAGGGGCTTGCGATGACCCTCCACGTGTTCGAGGGGAGGCAGTTCCGGATAGGCACCGTGAGGTTCCAGGGGGAAAGCGGCATTCCGGAAGCGGAGCTCCGCGGGAAGGTGAAGCTGTCCCCGGGGGAGCTGTTCAGCCGGGAAAGGCTGCTTTCCGACGTGCTCTCCCTCACGACGCTGCTGAACGACCGGGGGTATGCGGTGGCGATCGTTTCCCCGGGGGTCGAGAAAAGAAAGGACGAGCCGGTGGCGGACGTGACCTACCGGATCGACCGGGGAGAGAAGTACCGGTTCGGAAGGGTGGAGATCGTCGGGAACACCAAGACGCTGGACCGGGTGATCCGCCGGAACCTCGAGGTGGCCGACGGGCAGATCTATACCGCCACGGGGCTCAAGGAGAGCCGGGAGAACCTGAACCGGAGCTCCTTTTTCAAGGACATCCGGATCAGCACGGCCCCCTCCGAGGAACGACGGGAGATGGATGTCCGGGTGGAGGTCCAGGAGGGGCCGACGGGGACGCTGTCCGGGGGCTTGGGGTTCAGCTCCGTGGACAAGCTGTTCGGGGTCGTCCAGGTGAACGAAAACAACCTGTTCGGGCGGGCCTGGAGGGCCTCGCTGAACAGCCAGTTCGGGGCGCGGCGGACCGTCTTCACGCTGAACTTCCAGGATCCCTACTTCCTCGATACCGACTACAGCCTGTACCTCAGCGCCTACAACCAGCGGACCGAGTACACCGATTTCGAGCGGAAAGGGTCCGGCGGGAGGGTCGGGGTGGGGCGGTCGTTCGGGAAATATCTCTCGTCCAGCGTCACCGCGCGGGTCGATACCGTCCAGATCCTCGACCCGGGAACGGCCGTCTCCACCATCCTGAAGGAGGAGTTCAGCAAGGGGACGCAGCAGACGCACAGTCTCAACTGGAACCTCGTCCGGAACACCACGGACAGGTACATCGACCCGTCCCGCGGGACCGTCGCCTCCGCCTCGGTGGAATACGCCGGGGGACCGCTGGGCGGGGACAGCGAATTCGTGAAATACTTCCTGAACGGAAAGATCTTCTTCCCGGTCACCCAAAGCACCGTTCTTTCGGCGAACCTGCTCTGGGGACATGCGATCAGCACAGTCGGGGGGCGCGTTCCGATCTTCGAGCGCTTCTTCCTCGGGGGGCCGTACAGCCTCCGCGGATTCGAGTCGCGGACTCTCTCCCCGACCGACCCGAACACCGGGGAGCGGATCGGGGGGAACAAGGAACTCGTGATGAACCTCGAGTACACCTTCCCCCTGTTCAACGAGATCGGCTTCAAGGGTGTCCTCTTCTTCGACTCGGGGAATACCTGGCGCCAGAGCGAGTTCCCCTGGGACGGGGAAGACCTGAAATATTCCGCCGGGTTCGGCCTCCGCTGGTATTCGCCGATGGGGCCGCTCCGGTTCGAGTGGGGGTGGAACCTGAAGCCGTCTCCCGGAGAGGCGAGGCGGGTGGCCGAATTCACGATCGGAACGGCATTCTAACGAGGGGGTAGAACGATGAGGCACAAGAAGGCGGCATTTCTGCTGGTGGTGGCCGCGGCGGCGATGTTGGCCGTCCGCCCGGCCTTCGGGGAGGGGTTGAAGGTCGCGGTGATCGACGTGAACAGGATCCTGAACGAGTCCGCAGCCGGCAAAGAGGCCCGCAAGAAGATGGAGGCCCGGTACGAGGAGCTGAAGAAGAGGATCGAGAAGATGAACGAGGAGGCGCGCAAGATGAAGGAGGATCTGGACAAGCAGAAGATCCTCCTCGGGAAGGAGAAGGTGAAGGAGAAGGAGGAGGCCCTCGCCGCGAAGGTCGCCGAGCTCCGCCAGATGACCCAGGAGTCGGAGAAGGAGATGCAGACCCGCCAGGAGGAGCTCACCCGCGAGATCCTCAAGGTTGTCGAGGGGAAGATCGACAAGCTGGTGGAGGAGGAGAAGATCGACCTGCTGCTCGAAAGGAGCAGCGGGGTCGTCCATTTCTCCCCCGCCATGGACGTCACCGCGAAGGTGCTGGAGCGGATGAACCGGGAGGGCGCCGGTGGGAAATGAGTTCCGGCTTTCGGAGCTGGCGGAACGGATCGGGGCGCGCCTCGCGGGGGAGGGCGACGCGGTCGTCCACGGGATCGCCCCCATCGAGGAGGCGGGACCCGGGGAAGTGACCTTTCTCGCGAACCCGAAGTACGCAAGGTTCGTCCTCGGGACGAAGGCGACTGCGGTCATCGCGAAGGCGACGGTCGAGGGAGCGCAGGCCAGCTTTCTGCTGGCCGACAACCCGTACCTTGCGTTCGCCCGGGCGGTCGAGGTTTTTCACCCGCCCGAGAGATTGCCGGAAGGGGTTTCCCCGCTGGCGTCGATGCACCCTTCGGCGCGGATCGGGGCCGGGGCGACCGTCTCCCCCTTCGTGGTGGTCGAGGAGAGGGTCTCGATCGGGGACCGCACCGTCGTCTACCCGGGCGTGTACCTGGGGAAGGGGGTCGTGGTGGGAGAGGACTGCCTCCTGTATCCCAACGTGGTGCTGTACCACGGGGTCCGGATCGGCTCGCGGGTGATCCTGCATGCGGGGTGCGTGATCGGAAGCGACGGTTTCGGATTCGCCCCGACCGCGGAGGGATACCGGAAGATCCCCCAGGTGGGAACGGTGGAGATCGGGGACGACGTGGAGATCGGGGCGAACACGACGATCGACCGGGCGGCGCTCGGCGTCACGCGGGTGTCCCGGGGGACCAAGCTGGACAACCTGGTTCAGGTGGGGCACAACGTGGTGATCGGGGAAGACACGGTGATCGCCGCCCAGGCGGGAATCTCCGGAAGTTGCAGGATCGGGCGACGGGTGATGATCGGGGGGCAGGCGGGGCTCGCCGGGCACCTCGAGATCGGCGACGGCGTCATGCTGGGGGCGAAAAGCGGAGTGCCGGCCTCCCTGGACGCCTCGGAATCCAGGGCCTGGTCCGGGATTCCCGCGATGCCTCACCCGGTATGGCTTCGCCTGGGGAAACTGTTGCCGAAGCTGCCGGAGCTGTTCCGGCGGGTCCGGCGGCTCGAAGAATCCGGAAAGACGAAATCGGAGGAGTGAGATGTTCGATATCCGGGAGATCATGAGCGTTCTGCCGCACCGGTACCCGTTCCTGTTCCTGGACCGGATCGTGGAGTGGGATCCGGGCAAACGGATCGTCGGGATCAAGAACGTGACGATCGACGAGCCCTTCTTCCAGGGGCATTTCCCCGGAACTCCGATCATGCCGGGGGTCCTGATCGTCGAGGCGATGGCGCAGGCGGGGGGGTTCCTGGCACTGAAGGCCGAGCGGGACGGGAAAAAGATCGCCTACTTCGCCGGGATCGACAACTGCAAATTCCGCCGTCCCGTCGTCCCCGGGGACCAGCTTCGGCTCGAGGCGACGGTGATGGCCCGGAAAGGGCCGGTATGGAAAATGCACGGGGAAGCCACGGTGAACGGGGTTCTCGTCGCAAAGGCCGACATGACGGCGACCACCCAGTCGTCCGAGGAGCAGCAGGAAGAGGAAGGTGGACAATGATCCATCCGACGGCGATCATCGATCCGGAGGCGCAGATCGGCGCCGATGTCCTGGTGGGCCCCTACGCGGTGATCGGTCCGAAGGTGACGGTCGGGGACGGGTGCTCGATCGGCGGGCATGCCATGATCGAGTCCCACGTGCGGATCGGAAAGGGGACCCGGATCAGCTCCCACGCTTCCATCGGGGCGCCTCCCCAGGACCTCAAGTTCCGGGGGGAGGACACCTGGGTCGAGATCGGCGAGGGGTGCACCATCCGGGAGTATGTCACCGTGAATCGGGGGACCTCGCAGGGAGGTGGGGTGACTCGTGTGGGGAAGGGCGTTCTGCTGATGGCCTATTGCCATGTGGCGCACGACTGCCACCTATGGGACCGGGTGATCCTGGCCAACGCCGCCACGCTGGGGGGGCATGTCGAGGTGGGAACCGGCGCCATCATCGGCGGGCTCGTCGGGGTCCACCAGTTCGTCCGGATCGGCACCTACTCGATCGTCGGTGCCCTTTCCGGGGTCCCGCTCGACATCCCTCCCTATGTCACGGCGGTGGTGGCGCGGGGAGGGAAGGGAACGGGGCTTTACGGATTGAACCTCATCGGGCTGAAGCGGAACCGCTTCTCCCCGGAAACGATCGCGGCGCTGAAGAAGGCCTACCGGATCCTGTTCCGGTCGGGGCTGACGGCGAAGGAGGCGCTGGCAAGGGTGGAGGCCGAGTGCGGGCCCTTCCCGGAGACGAGACACCTCGTGGAATTCATCCGTTCCAGCAAGCGCGGGATCCAGAGATAGAGGGATGATCCGCACGGGAGTCATCGGCGTCGGGTACCTGGGCCGGCTTCACGCCCAGAAGCTGGCCTCGTTCGACGACACCCGGTTCATCGGGGTGCACGACTCCGACGCGGATCGTGGAGCGGCGGTCGCCGCGGAGTTCGGCACGGAGTCCTTCGCGGATCCGGGCGAGCTGCTCGGGCGGATCGACGCGGTCACCATCGCGGTTCCCACCACCTCCCACTACCGGGTCGCCATGCAGGCGATCCGGGGCGGGGTCCACCTGCTTCTCGAAAAACCGATCGCGGCGAAGGTGCGGGAGGGACGCGCGCTCGTCCGCGAGGCCGCCTCCCGGAAGCTGGTGTTCCAGATCGGCCACCTCGAACGGTTCAACCGCGCCGTGCGGGATGCGGCCGCCCTCCTCAAGGAGCCCCGCTTCATCGAGTGCCACCGGCTGGGGCCGTTCGGCGGGCGGGGGACCGACGTGGACGTCGTGCTCGATCTGATGATCCACGATCTGGACCTCATCCTCTCCTTCGTCCGCTCCCCCGTCGCCGGAATCCAGGCGGTCGGCGTTCCGGTGATCTCCTCCGCGATCGACATCGCGAACGTTCGCCTCTCCTTCGCCAACGGGTGCATCGCGAACGTGACCGCAAGCCGCGTCTCGGCGAAGAAGCAGCGCAAGATCCGCATCTTCCAGGAAGATGCCTACGTGTCCATGGATTTCGTCGAGCAGTCCATCCAGATCTTCCGGAGGAGCTGGCCGCAGGGGCGAGGCGGGCCCGCGGAGATCTCCGGGGAGCTCCTCGAGACGGAGAAGGGGGATTCCCTCCGGGAGGAGATCCGCTCTTTCCTCGACTGCGTCCGGACGAAAGACTCGCCCCAGGTCACCGGCGGGGACGGTCTGGCCGCCCTGGAGCTTGCCTTCCGAATCCTCCGGAAGATGAGGAGCCGTTGACCCGCGCGCGAAAGACGCTGTTCCTCGTCTGCGGGGAGCCGTCCGGAGAGACCTACGCCGTGCGGGTGGTGCGGGAGTTCCGGAAGCGCTTTCCCGGCGCCCCGGTCGAGGGAATCGGCAGCTCCCGACTGGCCTCCGAGGGGGTCCGCCTCCTGCTCGATTACCGGGGGATCTCCGTGGTCGGGCTGACCGAGGTGATCCGCCACCTCCCGGCGGTCGTCGGGGCGCTCCGCTCCGCCGTGAGGCGGGCGACGCGGTCCGACGTGGGGGCGGTGCTCCTGGTCGATTTTCCCGAGTTCAACTTCCGGGTGGGAAAGCGGGCACACCGGGCGGGGATCCCGGTGATCTACTACATCCCGCCACAGCTGTGGGCGTGGCGGCCGGGAAGGGCCCGGGAGCTGGCGCAATTCACGAGAGGGATCGTCGTGCCGTTTCCCTTCGAGGAGGAGATCCTGAGGAGTGCGGGCGCCAATGTCCGGTTCGCCGGGCACCCGATCCTCTGGGAGCTTTCCCCCTACCTGGACGCCGTCCCGGACCGCGACCGGTTCGGGATCCCCGAGGGAAGGCGGATCGTCGGACTATTGCCCGGAAGCCGGGACGGGGAGATCACCGCGCACCTCCCCGCGATGCTCGGCGCGGCCCGGATCCTGTTCCGCCGGCATCCGGACCTCCACTTCGCGGTCCCGCTGGCGGTCCCGGCCCTTCGCGGGAGGATCGAGGCCGGGTTGACGGGGAATTCCCTCCCCATGACAATAGTGGAGCGGGACAGGTTCCTGCTGTTCCGCGGGATGGCGGCCGCCCTCTCGGCGTCCGGGACGGCGACCCTGGAACTGGCCCTTCTCGGGGTTCCGCACGTCATCGTGTACCGCACCTCCGCGGTGACCTACCGGATCGGGAAGCGGCTGGCCAGGGTCTCCCGCATCGGGCTGCCGAACATCGTGGCGAAGGAAACGGTGGTGCCCGAGCTGATCCAGGGCGAGGCGAATCCCGACGCCATGGCGCGGCAGCTGGGGCCGCTGCTCGCGGACGGGGAGCACAGGGAACGGGTCGTCCGGAGGCTGCGGTCGCTGCGGGAGGCGCTCTCGGGCCCGGGGCCGTCGGAAGCGGTCGTCGACATGCTTGCGGAGGCGGCGGGGGACGCATGGGAATGAAAATCTACAGGCGGATGCTCGCGTACGTCCGGCCCTACCTGTCGCGCCTCTTCCTCGCGATGTTCTTCATGATCTTCGTCTCGGCCTTCCACGGCGCCGTCGCCTTCCTGGTGAAACCGGCGCTGGACGATATCTTCATCAACAAGGACGCCACCCGGCTCGCGATCATCCCGGCGCTGGTCCTGGCCGTCTACCTGCTCAAGGGAGTCTTCGAGTTCGCCCAGAGCTACCTGATGAACGGGGTCGGGCAGCGGGTGATCCGCGACATCCGGGACCATCTCTACCGGCACATGCAGTCGCTTTCCCTCGCCTTCTACATGCGGCATCCCACCGGCGTCCTGATGTCCCGCGTGACGAACGACGTCGGGCTCATGCAGGGGGCGGTCACGAACGCGGTCACGGGGCTGATCAAGGACACATTCTCCGCCGTCTTTCTCGTCGGGGTGGTGTTCTACCGGGACTGGAAGCTCGCGCTGGTGGCGTTGGTCGCCTTTCCGCTCGCCTTCTGGCCGATCGCCCGGTTCGGGAGGAAGCTCCGCAAGACGAGCATCCGCACCCAGGAGGTGACCGGGGGACTGGCCTCCCACCTGCAGGAGACGATCAGCGGGGCGAAGCTGGTGAAGGCCTTCGGGGCGGAGGAGTTCGAGGTCGACCGGTTCGCCACCCGGAACGCCGACCTCTACCGGCTGAGCATGAAGGTGGTGAAGGTCCAATCGCTCACCTCCCCCCTCTCGGAGATGTTCGCCGGGATCGGAGCGGCCGCCGTGATCTTCTACGGCGGATACAGCGTAGTGAACGGTCAGAGCACCCCCGGGAACTTCTTCTCCTTCATGACGGCCCTCTTCATGCTCTACGAGCCGGTCAAGCGGCTCTCCGGGGTGAACAACCTGATTCAGCAGGGGATCGCCGCGGCTACCCGGGTCTTCGAGGTCCTCGACACCCTTCCCGACGTGCGGGAGAAGAGCGACGCGGTCGAACTGGCGGGCGTCCGCCGGGAGATCGCCTTCGAGCAGGTCGACTTCCGCTATTCGGAGGGCGGGCTTCCCATCCTGAAGGAGATCAGCTTCCGGACGGAGGTGGGAAGGACGGTGGCGATCGTGGGGTCGACCGGAGCCGGCAAGACGACGCTCGTCGACCTGCTTCCCCGGTTCTACGACCCGGCGCACGGGGCGGTCCGGATCGACGGGATCGACCTGCGGGACATGAGGCTGTCCTCGCTGCGGTCGAAGATCGGGATCGTCGGCCAGCACACGATCCTGTTCAACGACACGATCCGGAACAACATCGCCTACGGGACCCCCGGCGCGTCCCAGGAGAAGATCGAGGAAGCCGCCCGGAGGGCGAACGCCCACCCCTTCATCTCCAGGTTCCAGGAGGGATACGACACGGTCGTCGGGGAGCAGGGGTTCAAGCTTTCCGGAGGGGAGCGTCAGCGGGTGGCGATCGCGCGGGCGCTCCTGAAGGACGCCCCCATCCTGATCCTGGACGAGGCCACTTCGGCGCTGGACACCGAGTCGGAAGGGGTCGTGCAGGAGGCGCTCGAGATGCTGATGCGGGGCCGCACGACCTTCGTGATCGCCCACCGCCTCTCGACGGTCCGGAACGCGGACGTCATTCTCGTGATCGAGGACGGGAGAATCCTGGAGCAGGGGAACCACCAGGAGCTTCTCTCGCGGGAAAGCCGGTACCGCTCGTTTTATCTCAA
The nucleotide sequence above comes from Deltaproteobacteria bacterium GWC2_65_14. Encoded proteins:
- a CDS encoding outer membrane protein assembly factor BamA — encoded protein: MTARRSAATAAAALLLYAALAGTLLRAAGFPVLAIEVRGVKRVGADAVRAAMGTRVGAEFDPAAVRKDVKAIYRMGYFTDVRFDAEEVPGGYRLTVIVEEKPIVSSVAVEGNKEVDTKDLKEAITIRERTLFTEEKVKESARKMVEVYQNRGFYDATVDSSVQEDPDGTQRVSFRVTEREKLKIETIEITGNSQLSARKIRKVMDTGERGFFSFLTDSGTYKKDVIENDLRKIEALYQNNGFLESKVSEPVIRRGPKGLAMTLHVFEGRQFRIGTVRFQGESGIPEAELRGKVKLSPGELFSRERLLSDVLSLTTLLNDRGYAVAIVSPGVEKRKDEPVADVTYRIDRGEKYRFGRVEIVGNTKTLDRVIRRNLEVADGQIYTATGLKESRENLNRSSFFKDIRISTAPSEERREMDVRVEVQEGPTGTLSGGLGFSSVDKLFGVVQVNENNLFGRAWRASLNSQFGARRTVFTLNFQDPYFLDTDYSLYLSAYNQRTEYTDFERKGSGGRVGVGRSFGKYLSSSVTARVDTVQILDPGTAVSTILKEEFSKGTQQTHSLNWNLVRNTTDRYIDPSRGTVASASVEYAGGPLGGDSEFVKYFLNGKIFFPVTQSTVLSANLLWGHAISTVGGRVPIFERFFLGGPYSLRGFESRTLSPTDPNTGERIGGNKELVMNLEYTFPLFNEIGFKGVLFFDSGNTWRQSEFPWDGEDLKYSAGFGLRWYSPMGPLRFEWGWNLKPSPGEARRVAEFTIGTAF
- a CDS encoding UDP-3-O-(3-hydroxymyristoyl)glucosamine N-acyltransferase — translated: MGNEFRLSELAERIGARLAGEGDAVVHGIAPIEEAGPGEVTFLANPKYARFVLGTKATAVIAKATVEGAQASFLLADNPYLAFARAVEVFHPPERLPEGVSPLASMHPSARIGAGATVSPFVVVEERVSIGDRTVVYPGVYLGKGVVVGEDCLLYPNVVLYHGVRIGSRVILHAGCVIGSDGFGFAPTAEGYRKIPQVGTVEIGDDVEIGANTTIDRAALGVTRVSRGTKLDNLVQVGHNVVIGEDTVIAAQAGISGSCRIGRRVMIGGQAGLAGHLEIGDGVMLGAKSGVPASLDASESRAWSGIPAMPHPVWLRLGKLLPKLPELFRRVRRLEESGKTKSEE
- a CDS encoding 3-hydroxyacyl-[acyl-carrier-protein] dehydratase FabZ, yielding MFDIREIMSVLPHRYPFLFLDRIVEWDPGKRIVGIKNVTIDEPFFQGHFPGTPIMPGVLIVEAMAQAGGFLALKAERDGKKIAYFAGIDNCKFRRPVVPGDQLRLEATVMARKGPVWKMHGEATVNGVLVAKADMTATTQSSEEQQEEEGGQ
- a CDS encoding acyl-[acyl-carrier-protein]--UDP-N-acetylglucosamine O-acyltransferase, with the protein product MIHPTAIIDPEAQIGADVLVGPYAVIGPKVTVGDGCSIGGHAMIESHVRIGKGTRISSHASIGAPPQDLKFRGEDTWVEIGEGCTIREYVTVNRGTSQGGGVTRVGKGVLLMAYCHVAHDCHLWDRVILANAATLGGHVEVGTGAIIGGLVGVHQFVRIGTYSIVGALSGVPLDIPPYVTAVVARGGKGTGLYGLNLIGLKRNRFSPETIAALKKAYRILFRSGLTAKEALARVEAECGPFPETRHLVEFIRSSKRGIQR
- a CDS encoding lipid-A-disaccharide synthase translates to MTRARKTLFLVCGEPSGETYAVRVVREFRKRFPGAPVEGIGSSRLASEGVRLLLDYRGISVVGLTEVIRHLPAVVGALRSAVRRATRSDVGAVLLVDFPEFNFRVGKRAHRAGIPVIYYIPPQLWAWRPGRARELAQFTRGIVVPFPFEEEILRSAGANVRFAGHPILWELSPYLDAVPDRDRFGIPEGRRIVGLLPGSRDGEITAHLPAMLGAARILFRRHPDLHFAVPLAVPALRGRIEAGLTGNSLPMTIVERDRFLLFRGMAAALSASGTATLELALLGVPHVIVYRTSAVTYRIGKRLARVSRIGLPNIVAKETVVPELIQGEANPDAMARQLGPLLADGEHRERVVRRLRSLREALSGPGPSEAVVDMLAEAAGDAWE
- a CDS encoding lipid A export permease/ATP-binding protein MsbA, which gives rise to MGMKIYRRMLAYVRPYLSRLFLAMFFMIFVSAFHGAVAFLVKPALDDIFINKDATRLAIIPALVLAVYLLKGVFEFAQSYLMNGVGQRVIRDIRDHLYRHMQSLSLAFYMRHPTGVLMSRVTNDVGLMQGAVTNAVTGLIKDTFSAVFLVGVVFYRDWKLALVALVAFPLAFWPIARFGRKLRKTSIRTQEVTGGLASHLQETISGAKLVKAFGAEEFEVDRFATRNADLYRLSMKVVKVQSLTSPLSEMFAGIGAAAVIFYGGYSVVNGQSTPGNFFSFMTALFMLYEPVKRLSGVNNLIQQGIAAATRVFEVLDTLPDVREKSDAVELAGVRREIAFEQVDFRYSEGGLPILKEISFRTEVGRTVAIVGSTGAGKTTLVDLLPRFYDPAHGAVRIDGIDLRDMRLSSLRSKIGIVGQHTILFNDTIRNNIAYGTPGASQEKIEEAARRANAHPFISRFQEGYDTVVGEQGFKLSGGERQRVAIARALLKDAPILILDEATSALDTESEGVVQEALEMLMRGRTTFVIAHRLSTVRNADVILVIEDGRILEQGNHQELLSRESRYRSFYLKQFEERRSGAEAGRGPA